One region of Streptomyces sp. CG4 genomic DNA includes:
- a CDS encoding aminotransferase class IV: MKIWLDGGLRDLESARVSVFDHGLTVGDGIFETLKAVDGRPFALTRHLDRLTRSARGLGLPDPDHDEVREACTAVLEANPMPLGRLRITYTGGHGPLGSDRGEHGPTLVVAVGATTRRPDTTAVITVPWTRNERGALTGLKTTSYAENVVALARAHEHGASEALFGNTVGQLCEGTGSNVFVVLDGEIHTPPIASGCLPGITRALAVEWTGAKETDLPLDVLSRADEVFLTSTLRDVQAVHRVDDRELPAAPGPVTAKAMRIFDERSGQDLDP; this comes from the coding sequence ATGAAGATCTGGCTGGACGGCGGGCTGCGGGACCTGGAGTCCGCCCGTGTCTCCGTCTTCGACCACGGGCTCACCGTCGGCGACGGCATCTTCGAGACGCTGAAGGCCGTCGACGGCAGGCCCTTCGCCCTCACCCGGCACCTGGACCGGCTGACCCGCTCGGCCCGCGGCCTCGGCCTGCCCGACCCCGACCACGACGAGGTCCGCGAGGCCTGCACGGCTGTGCTTGAGGCGAACCCGATGCCGCTCGGCCGGCTCCGGATCACCTACACCGGCGGCCACGGCCCGCTCGGCTCCGACCGCGGCGAGCACGGCCCGACCCTCGTCGTCGCCGTCGGCGCGACCACCCGCCGCCCCGACACCACCGCCGTGATCACCGTCCCGTGGACCCGCAACGAGCGCGGCGCCCTCACCGGCCTGAAGACCACCTCGTACGCCGAGAACGTCGTCGCCCTGGCCCGCGCCCATGAACACGGGGCCTCCGAGGCGCTGTTCGGGAACACGGTGGGACAGCTCTGCGAGGGCACCGGCTCGAACGTCTTCGTCGTCCTGGACGGCGAGATCCACACCCCGCCGATCGCCTCCGGCTGCCTCCCCGGCATCACCCGCGCGCTGGCCGTCGAGTGGACGGGCGCCAAGGAGACCGACCTGCCGCTGGACGTTCTGAGCCGCGCCGACGAGGTCTTCCTCACCTCGACCCTGCGGGACGTCCAGGCCGTGCACCGGGTCGACGACCGCGAGCTGCCCGCCGCCCCGGGCCCGGTCACCGCCAAGGCGATGCGGATCTTCGACGAGCGGTCCGGGCAGGACCTGGACCCCTGA
- a CDS encoding chorismate-binding protein — protein MLHHPLPLPALARFGDRVASGLLDVTSDPAALDSAGFWAVCADFEGRLTCARFADVREEPVPMPVPGGWRGPAAGEWTSSLDRAAYTAAVRRIRAYIAAGEVYQANLCRVLSAPVAPDADVDALTALLARGNPAPYAGTIRLPEHGVEIATASPELFLRRDGRVVESGPIKGTGRTEADLLEKDYAENVMIVDLVRNDLGRVSTTGSVTVPDLCAVEKHPGLVHLVSTVRGELRAGAGWPELLAAAFPPGSVTGAPKSSALRIIEALETAPRGPYCGGIGWVDADRGVGELAVGIRTFWIDRAEGVLRFGTGAGITWGSDPEGEWRETELKASRLLAIASGAYEASGGVFA, from the coding sequence GTGCTCCACCACCCTCTCCCGCTCCCCGCTCTGGCCCGCTTCGGCGACCGCGTCGCCAGCGGTCTCCTCGACGTCACCAGCGACCCCGCCGCCCTGGACTCCGCCGGCTTCTGGGCCGTCTGCGCGGACTTCGAGGGGCGGCTGACCTGCGCCCGCTTCGCGGACGTACGCGAGGAGCCCGTGCCCATGCCGGTGCCCGGCGGCTGGCGCGGCCCGGCGGCGGGGGAGTGGACCTCCTCCCTGGACCGGGCCGCGTACACCGCGGCGGTCCGCCGGATCCGCGCGTACATCGCGGCCGGCGAGGTCTACCAGGCCAACCTCTGCCGCGTGCTCAGCGCGCCGGTCGCCCCGGACGCCGACGTGGACGCCCTGACCGCCCTGCTGGCCCGCGGCAACCCGGCGCCGTACGCCGGAACGATCCGGCTGCCCGAGCACGGCGTGGAGATCGCCACCGCCTCGCCCGAACTGTTCCTGCGCCGGGACGGGCGTGTCGTGGAGTCGGGGCCGATCAAGGGCACCGGACGCACGGAGGCGGACCTCCTGGAGAAGGACTACGCCGAGAACGTGATGATCGTGGACCTGGTCCGCAACGACCTCGGGCGGGTCAGTACGACCGGCAGCGTGACCGTCCCCGACCTGTGCGCCGTCGAGAAGCACCCGGGCCTGGTCCACCTGGTCTCCACGGTCCGCGGCGAACTGCGGGCCGGAGCCGGCTGGCCGGAGCTGCTCGCCGCCGCCTTCCCGCCCGGCTCGGTGACCGGCGCGCCGAAGTCCAGCGCCCTGCGGATCATCGAGGCTCTGGAGACCGCCCCGCGCGGGCCGTACTGCGGCGGCATCGGCTGGGTCGACGCCGACCGGGGCGTCGGTGAGCTGGCCGTCGGCATCCGCACCTTCTGGATCGACCGCGCCGAGGGCGTGCTGCGCTTCGGCACCGGCGCGGGCATCACCTGGGGGTCGGACCCCGAGGGGGAGTGGCGTGAGACCGAACTGAAGGCGTCCCGGCTGCTCGCGATAGCGTCGGGAGCGTACGAGGCGAGTGGAGGGGTGTTCGCATGA
- a CDS encoding DsbA family protein, with product MSDSSPARTDALVLDVWCELQCPDCRTALDDVRALRARYGDRLELRLRHFPLEKHQHAFAAAQAAEEALEQGKGWPYVETVLERVEELDRKGEPFLVEVARELGLDAEEFDTALIDGRHILIVDADQAEGKAIGVTGTPTYVIGGERLDGGKSQEGLRERIEEIADRLLGGREA from the coding sequence ATGAGCGACTCCTCCCCCGCACGCACCGACGCCCTCGTTCTCGACGTCTGGTGCGAGCTGCAGTGCCCCGACTGCCGTACCGCCCTGGACGACGTCCGCGCTCTGCGCGCCCGCTACGGCGACCGGCTGGAGCTGCGGCTGCGGCACTTCCCGCTGGAGAAGCACCAGCACGCCTTCGCCGCCGCGCAGGCCGCCGAGGAGGCGCTGGAGCAGGGCAAGGGCTGGCCGTACGTGGAGACCGTGCTGGAGCGGGTCGAGGAGCTGGACCGTAAGGGGGAACCCTTCCTGGTCGAGGTGGCCCGTGAACTCGGCCTGGACGCCGAGGAGTTCGACACCGCACTGATCGACGGCCGGCACATCCTGATCGTGGACGCCGACCAGGCCGAGGGCAAGGCGATCGGTGTGACCGGCACCCCGACGTACGTCATCGGCGGCGAACGCCTCGACGGCGGCAAGAGCCAGGAAGGGCTGCGCGAGCGCATCGAGGAGATCGCCGACCGGCTGCTGGGCGGCCGGGAGGCCTGA
- a CDS encoding alpha/beta hydrolase: MAKNPTPTPTPALVPATHHLVPSPAGRTHLVEQGRGPLVLLVHGFPESWYSWRHQLPALAAAGYRVVAMDVRGYGRSSKPVAVDAYRMLDLVADNVAVVEALGERSAVVVGHDWGATIAATSALTKPDVFRAVGLLGVPYSPPGGPRPSDVFARMGGDEEFYVSYFQQPGRAEAEIEPDVRGWLAGFYAALSAGTMPPPGATAPHFVGRGGTLRERFPADSLPAWLGEGELDFLAGEFERSGMTGALNRYRNMDRDWADLADYEGAPIRQPSLFIGGALDASLAWLADAVTAYPQTLPGLLGSHILDGCGHFVQQERPEETNRLLIDWLASLPA; the protein is encoded by the coding sequence ATGGCCAAGAACCCCACCCCCACCCCCACCCCCGCCCTCGTCCCCGCGACCCACCACCTCGTCCCCTCCCCAGCCGGCCGTACGCACCTCGTGGAGCAGGGCCGCGGCCCCCTCGTGCTGCTGGTGCACGGGTTCCCCGAGTCCTGGTACTCCTGGCGGCACCAGTTGCCCGCTCTGGCCGCCGCCGGCTACCGAGTGGTGGCCATGGACGTCCGGGGCTACGGCCGTTCCTCCAAGCCGGTGGCTGTGGACGCGTACCGGATGCTCGACCTGGTCGCGGACAACGTCGCCGTGGTCGAGGCGCTGGGGGAGCGGTCCGCGGTGGTCGTCGGGCATGACTGGGGTGCCACGATCGCCGCCACCTCCGCCCTGACCAAGCCCGATGTGTTCCGTGCCGTGGGCCTGCTGGGCGTGCCGTACAGCCCGCCCGGTGGCCCGCGGCCCAGCGACGTCTTCGCGCGGATGGGCGGGGACGAGGAGTTCTACGTCTCCTACTTCCAGCAGCCGGGCCGGGCCGAGGCGGAGATCGAGCCCGATGTGCGCGGCTGGCTCGCGGGCTTCTACGCGGCCTTGTCCGCCGGGACCATGCCCCCGCCCGGCGCCACCGCCCCGCACTTCGTCGGCCGCGGCGGCACCCTGCGGGAACGCTTCCCCGCCGACTCGCTCCCGGCTTGGCTCGGTGAGGGCGAACTCGACTTCCTGGCCGGGGAGTTCGAGCGAAGCGGTATGACCGGAGCGCTCAACCGTTACCGGAACATGGACCGGGACTGGGCGGACCTGGCCGACTACGAGGGCGCCCCGATCCGGCAGCCCTCGCTGTTCATCGGCGGCGCCCTGGACGCCTCGCTCGCCTGGCTGGCCGACGCGGTCACGGCGTACCCCCAGACCCTGCCCGGCCTCCTCGGCTCGCACATCCTCGACGGCTGCGGGCACTTCGTCCAGCAGGAGCGCCCGGAGGAGACGAACCGGCTCCTGATCGACTGGCTCGCCTCCCTGCCCGCCTGA
- a CDS encoding GNAT family N-acetyltransferase codes for MTTTLRPLEPLRQNPDGTRSRRYQVCVNSRPVGEIHLGTSPSFGEVMACVNDLRIDESDRRRGRGTVAALAAEEVARSWGCTQIETVVPASAEGALRLFGALGYTLRNRGMKKRLGTVPPALPPGSSARPMTGAEFDAWQERESDDYARMWTERGIPEAAACAKARRDHEKLLPHGLATDGMRFSVLEHEGVGVGRLWLAVQDPEEAFVFDVRTEDAHRGRGHGRTLMLLAERQAIEAGRPVLGLNVHAGNTPAERLYESLGYETTQHSLAKPLL; via the coding sequence ATGACCACGACCCTGCGGCCGCTCGAGCCGCTCCGGCAGAACCCCGACGGCACCCGTTCCCGCCGCTATCAGGTGTGCGTGAACAGCCGCCCCGTCGGTGAGATCCACCTCGGCACCTCGCCTTCCTTCGGCGAGGTGATGGCATGCGTCAACGACCTGCGGATCGACGAGTCCGACCGGCGGCGCGGCCGGGGCACGGTGGCCGCGCTCGCCGCGGAGGAGGTGGCGCGGAGCTGGGGCTGCACCCAGATCGAGACCGTCGTCCCCGCCTCGGCGGAGGGCGCCCTGCGGCTCTTCGGCGCCCTGGGCTACACCCTGCGCAACCGCGGCATGAAGAAGCGCCTCGGCACCGTCCCGCCCGCACTGCCGCCGGGCAGCAGCGCACGGCCCATGACCGGAGCCGAGTTCGACGCGTGGCAGGAGCGCGAGTCCGACGACTACGCGCGGATGTGGACCGAGCGGGGAATCCCCGAAGCCGCAGCCTGCGCCAAGGCCCGCCGCGACCACGAGAAGCTGCTGCCGCACGGGCTTGCGACCGACGGCATGCGCTTCAGCGTCCTGGAGCACGAAGGGGTCGGGGTGGGCAGGCTGTGGCTGGCCGTGCAGGACCCCGAGGAGGCGTTCGTGTTCGACGTCCGGACCGAGGACGCCCACCGCGGCCGGGGCCACGGCCGCACGCTCATGCTGCTGGCGGAGCGCCAGGCCATCGAGGCCGGCCGACCGGTCCTCGGCCTCAATGTGCACGCGGGCAACACCCCGGCGGAGCGGCTGTACGAGTCGCTCGGCTACGAGACCACGCAACACTCCCTCGCCAAGCCCTTGCTCTAG
- a CDS encoding zf-TFIIB domain-containing protein produces MQCPKCHAPMHTYNRNGVQIEQCSGCRGIFLDYGELEALTQLEARWSNPVPPAPPAAQPYPAPPAPAWGAPHGGHHGGHHGGHGHYDHHGHHGHKSWAHMLFSS; encoded by the coding sequence ATGCAGTGTCCGAAGTGCCACGCGCCGATGCACACCTACAACCGCAACGGCGTCCAGATCGAGCAGTGCAGCGGCTGCCGCGGCATCTTCCTCGACTACGGCGAGCTGGAGGCACTGACCCAGCTGGAGGCCCGGTGGTCCAACCCCGTCCCGCCGGCCCCGCCCGCGGCCCAGCCGTACCCGGCCCCGCCCGCGCCCGCCTGGGGCGCGCCGCACGGTGGTCATCACGGTGGTCACCACGGCGGCCACGGGCACTACGACCATCACGGCCACCACGGTCACAAGAGCTGGGCCCACATGCTCTTCTCCAGCTGA
- a CDS encoding TIGR02611 family protein codes for MNTGSDDPGEVAAATDEAKEDRQETSFEDGTDDSAGLGSRAPEFIQARRLLHLSWQVGIFLVGFAVVVAGIIMLPLPGPGWVVIFGGMAIWATEFVWAQLVLRWTRRKVTEAAQRALDPRVRRRNITLTGIGLVTVGVLVGIYLWKYGVVMPWKIKDQ; via the coding sequence ATGAATACGGGGAGTGACGATCCGGGCGAGGTTGCCGCGGCGACGGACGAGGCGAAGGAGGACCGGCAGGAGACGAGCTTCGAGGACGGGACCGATGACAGCGCGGGGCTCGGTTCCCGTGCGCCGGAATTCATCCAGGCCCGCCGGCTGCTGCATCTGAGCTGGCAGGTCGGCATCTTCCTGGTCGGCTTCGCGGTCGTCGTCGCCGGGATCATCATGCTGCCGCTGCCGGGACCCGGCTGGGTGGTGATCTTCGGCGGCATGGCGATCTGGGCGACCGAGTTCGTCTGGGCACAGCTCGTGCTCCGCTGGACCAGACGCAAGGTCACCGAGGCGGCCCAACGGGCCCTCGATCCCAGGGTGCGCCGCCGCAACATCACACTGACCGGGATCGGGCTGGTGACCGTGGGCGTGCTGGTCGGGATCTACCTGTGGAAGTACGGCGTCGTCATGCCGTGGAAGATCAAGGATCAGTGA
- a CDS encoding protein kinase, whose protein sequence is MNMAMMRLRREDPRVVGSFRLHRRLGAGGMGVVYLGSDKKGQRVALKVIRPDLAEDQEFRSRFAREVSAARRIRGGCTARLVAADLEAERPWFATQYVPGPSLHDKVADEGPLGAADTAAIGAALSEGLVAVHEAGVVHRDLKPSNILLSPKGPRIIDFGIAWATGASTLTHVGTAVGSPGFLAPEQVRGAAVTPATDVFSLGATLAYASTGDSPFGHGSSEVMLYRVVHEEPHVQGVPDALAPLLRACLAKDPDDRPSTLQLSLRLKEIATREAQGLADVRPPAPRAAEADRPTGRLVDTYPDPQRTQRRTSPNTPVTRGEAPARGAVPSRGAPPVRGGNGSRATGTGAPARQGSARPTTPVPRGTGARSGNGNRPAVRGGAGRPVHRTASGGRRPANPRLLRQRLFVFVVVTLLVALGIAVAQGCQGPARGLGDDDGRHPQHAQQDYPSADTDQPTSDGHDASPSPDLPLSDGHTAPVPDLPMPGGHAVPMPNPYKSTQSRDFGR, encoded by the coding sequence ATGAACATGGCGATGATGCGCCTGAGGCGCGAGGACCCGCGCGTCGTCGGCTCGTTCAGGCTTCACCGACGGCTCGGCGCGGGCGGAATGGGCGTGGTCTACCTCGGCTCCGACAAGAAGGGGCAGCGGGTCGCGCTGAAGGTGATCCGGCCCGATCTGGCGGAGGATCAGGAGTTCCGGTCGCGCTTCGCCCGCGAGGTCTCGGCGGCTCGGCGGATCAGGGGCGGCTGCACGGCCCGGCTGGTCGCCGCGGACCTGGAGGCCGAGCGGCCCTGGTTCGCCACGCAGTATGTGCCCGGCCCCTCGCTGCACGACAAGGTCGCCGACGAGGGTCCGCTCGGCGCGGCCGACACCGCGGCGATCGGTGCGGCGCTCTCCGAGGGGCTGGTCGCCGTGCACGAGGCCGGTGTCGTCCACCGGGACCTGAAGCCCTCCAACATCCTGCTGTCCCCCAAAGGGCCGCGGATCATCGACTTCGGCATCGCCTGGGCCACCGGCGCCTCCACCCTCACCCATGTCGGCACGGCGGTCGGCTCCCCCGGCTTTCTCGCGCCCGAGCAGGTGCGCGGCGCGGCCGTCACCCCGGCGACGGACGTCTTCTCGCTCGGCGCGACCCTCGCCTATGCCTCCACCGGCGACTCGCCCTTCGGGCACGGCAGTTCCGAGGTGATGCTGTACCGGGTGGTGCACGAGGAGCCGCATGTGCAGGGCGTGCCGGACGCGCTGGCCCCGCTGCTCCGGGCCTGTCTGGCGAAGGATCCCGACGACCGGCCGAGCACGCTGCAGCTGTCGCTGCGGCTCAAGGAGATCGCCACCCGTGAGGCGCAGGGCCTGGCCGACGTACGGCCGCCCGCGCCGCGCGCCGCGGAGGCGGACCGGCCCACCGGGCGGCTCGTCGACACCTATCCCGACCCGCAGCGCACCCAGCGCCGCACCTCCCCGAACACACCGGTGACGCGCGGTGAAGCCCCCGCCCGGGGTGCCGTACCGTCGCGCGGCGCCCCGCCTGTGCGGGGCGGCAACGGCTCGCGTGCGACCGGTACGGGCGCTCCCGCACGGCAGGGCTCGGCCCGCCCGACCACTCCGGTGCCGCGCGGCACCGGGGCGCGCTCGGGGAACGGGAACCGTCCCGCCGTACGCGGCGGTGCCGGGCGGCCGGTGCACCGTACGGCGAGCGGCGGGCGTCGGCCGGCCAATCCCCGGCTGCTGCGCCAGCGGCTGTTCGTGTTCGTGGTGGTGACGCTGCTCGTGGCGCTCGGCATCGCGGTGGCGCAGGGCTGCCAGGGTCCCGCGCGCGGGCTCGGCGACGACGACGGACGCCATCCGCAGCACGCCCAGCAGGACTACCCGTCGGCGGACACCGACCAGCCGACGTCCGACGGGCACGACGCGTCGCCGTCGCCGGACCTGCCGTTGTCCGACGGGCACACGGCGCCGGTGCCCGACCTGCCGATGCCCGGGGGCCACGCGGTGCCGATGCCCAACCCGTACAAGTCGACGCAGAGCCGGGACTTCGGAAGGTAG
- a CDS encoding 3'-5' exonuclease: protein MTTWYEGPLAAFDTETTGVDVETDRIVSAAVVVQDAPGTRPRVCRWLVNPGVPVPEAATAVHGLTEEHLQRNGRWPAPVMYEIAEQLAEHAAMGRPLVVMNAPFDLTLLDRELRRHRASSLDRWFESATLRVLDPRVLDKHLDRYRKGRRTLTDLCEHYGVALQDAHDAAADAMAALDVVRALGRRFATRLERLTPAELHTLQANWHAAQARGLQAWFARSGSEEIVSTDWPLRPELPAAA from the coding sequence ATGACGACCTGGTACGAGGGGCCGCTGGCCGCTTTCGACACGGAGACGACGGGCGTGGACGTCGAGACCGACCGCATCGTGTCGGCCGCCGTCGTCGTCCAGGACGCGCCGGGCACCCGGCCTCGGGTCTGCCGCTGGCTGGTGAACCCGGGCGTGCCGGTGCCGGAGGCGGCGACGGCGGTGCACGGATTGACGGAGGAGCACCTGCAGCGCAACGGCCGCTGGCCGGCGCCGGTGATGTACGAGATAGCCGAGCAGCTGGCGGAGCACGCGGCGATGGGCCGCCCGCTGGTGGTGATGAACGCGCCGTTCGATCTGACGCTGCTGGACCGGGAGTTGCGCCGGCACCGGGCGTCGTCACTGGACCGCTGGTTCGAGTCGGCGACACTCAGGGTGCTGGACCCCAGGGTCCTGGACAAGCACCTGGACCGGTACCGCAAGGGCCGCCGTACGCTGACGGACCTGTGCGAGCACTACGGCGTGGCGCTGCAGGACGCGCACGACGCGGCGGCGGACGCGATGGCTGCCCTGGATGTCGTACGGGCGCTGGGCCGCCGTTTCGCGACCCGGCTGGAGCGCCTGACCCCCGCCGAGCTGCACACGCTCCAGGCCAACTGGCACGCGGCGCAGGCCCGCGGGCTGCAGGCCTGGTTCGCGCGCAGCGGCTCGGAGGAGATCGTCAGCACGGACTGGCCGCTGCGGCCGGAGCTGCCGGCGGCGGCGTGA
- a CDS encoding SRPBCC family protein, which translates to MDWNRYRFLSLWSLPAPPAAVYAVLERPEDYPRWWPQVRSVTRLDSGTGVLTVRSVLPYTMTFTARETRHDPDAGILEIAMSGDIEGWARWTVTAAGSGTLARYDQVVSVNKPLLRRLAVPARPVLRLNHRLMMAAGRRGLVRYLAAV; encoded by the coding sequence ATGGACTGGAACCGCTACCGCTTCCTCAGCCTGTGGTCCCTGCCCGCCCCGCCCGCGGCCGTGTACGCCGTGCTGGAGCGGCCCGAGGACTATCCCCGCTGGTGGCCACAGGTGCGCTCGGTGACCAGGCTGGACTCCGGCACCGGCGTCCTCACCGTCCGGTCCGTGCTGCCGTACACCATGACCTTCACCGCACGCGAGACGCGCCATGACCCGGACGCCGGGATCCTGGAAATCGCCATGTCCGGTGACATCGAGGGCTGGGCCCGCTGGACGGTCACCGCGGCGGGCTCCGGCACCCTCGCCCGCTACGACCAGGTGGTGAGCGTGAACAAGCCCCTGCTCAGGCGGCTCGCGGTACCGGCACGGCCCGTCCTCCGTCTCAACCACCGGCTGATGATGGCCGCCGGACGGCGGGGACTGGTGAGGTACCTCGCAGCGGTTTGA
- a CDS encoding CGNR zinc finger domain-containing protein, which produces MLITHDTRCALEAVVDLVNTAPEDDAAADGLPDVPALADFIRNHDISDVGVLSESDLAALRRIRGHFAAIFAAPDARGAAGLINELVAAAGTTPRLTDHDGYDWHVHYFAPGASVADHLAADCGMALAFFVVAGEQERLRRCEAPDCRRAFVDLSRNRSRRYCDSRTCGNRLHVAAYRARRKEATG; this is translated from the coding sequence GTGCTGATCACCCATGACACCCGGTGCGCCCTCGAAGCCGTGGTGGATCTGGTGAACACCGCGCCGGAGGACGACGCGGCGGCCGACGGACTGCCCGATGTCCCGGCTCTCGCGGATTTCATACGAAACCACGACATCAGCGATGTCGGCGTGCTGTCGGAGTCCGACCTCGCGGCGCTGCGCCGGATCCGGGGGCACTTCGCGGCGATCTTCGCCGCCCCGGACGCCCGCGGCGCGGCAGGGCTGATCAACGAACTGGTCGCCGCGGCGGGCACCACCCCGCGCCTGACGGACCACGACGGCTACGACTGGCATGTGCACTACTTCGCGCCCGGCGCCTCGGTGGCCGACCACCTCGCCGCCGACTGCGGGATGGCGCTGGCCTTCTTCGTGGTCGCCGGAGAGCAGGAGCGGCTGCGCCGTTGTGAGGCACCGGACTGCCGGCGCGCCTTCGTCGACCTCTCCCGCAATCGCTCGCGCCGCTACTGCGACAGCCGCACCTGCGGCAACCGCCTGCACGTGGCCGCGTACCGGGCCCGCCGCAAGGAAGCGACCGGCTGA
- a CDS encoding FG-GAP-like repeat-containing protein, translated as MPVPTKELKLEIVNAATGKTLGAKAAPGADGALVVRDFPDGGPSPEQWQLTPVQTAQGGQTQDDQAYVIRNAVSGKVLDNPAAADRGVRQWDATAGKKSQQWHVVPVEGEAGLYFIEGATDGTVLDLADPGPDDTRIVLREYDDSAESQRWRFVPAEPERTSDPVLRWAPLDHWNSRRSWPLARSTALRPAPGATPSFSDMLLVLPQFGSDQGAGGWKSDKANRSSSGQPGWWAGRDTRFLADTTGAGRADIVGLKPTKGAVTSSSRGDGTFDDKERVLHQPPPSRDSADLWTVVDTTGNGKPDVVVLSTAGLRVSPQDEDGTFTPAGGEPVLKAFGHGQQAGGWLADKHPRFLADTTGNHRLDIVGCHDDGVWVSLQVQEGEFAPIADEPVLRAFGHDEKAGGWLADKHPRFLADTTGNHRLDIVGCHDDGVWVSLHQDEEGTFADPLYVLDDFGADQGWTSVEEHPRFLIKTTSDGAVDIVGFGPQGVVVSRGRGDGTFEPPKLVLNDFGHAQGWTSEKHLRFLADVTGDGNPDIVGFGDEGVWVSHSRGGGQFEQAQLVCRGFGYNEDAGGWRVDRHPRFLADITGDGRVDIVGFGGPGVYVARNLYRRFRTR; from the coding sequence ATGCCCGTGCCCACGAAAGAACTGAAACTGGAGATCGTCAACGCCGCCACGGGGAAGACCCTCGGCGCCAAGGCCGCGCCGGGCGCGGACGGGGCGCTCGTCGTCCGCGACTTCCCCGATGGCGGCCCGAGCCCGGAGCAGTGGCAGCTCACCCCCGTGCAGACCGCGCAAGGCGGGCAAACGCAAGACGACCAGGCGTACGTGATCCGCAACGCGGTCAGCGGCAAGGTGCTCGACAACCCCGCCGCCGCGGACCGCGGCGTCCGCCAGTGGGACGCCACCGCCGGCAAGAAGAGCCAGCAGTGGCACGTCGTCCCCGTCGAGGGCGAAGCGGGCCTCTACTTCATCGAGGGCGCGACCGACGGCACCGTTCTCGACCTCGCCGACCCCGGCCCGGACGACACCCGGATCGTCCTGCGCGAGTACGACGACAGCGCGGAGAGCCAGCGCTGGCGGTTCGTCCCGGCCGAGCCCGAACGCACCAGCGACCCCGTGCTGCGCTGGGCCCCACTGGACCACTGGAACAGCCGCCGGTCCTGGCCACTGGCCCGCTCGACCGCGCTGCGCCCGGCACCCGGTGCGACACCCTCCTTCAGCGACATGCTGCTGGTCCTCCCGCAGTTCGGCAGCGACCAGGGCGCCGGCGGGTGGAAGAGCGACAAGGCCAACCGCTCTTCCAGTGGACAACCGGGCTGGTGGGCCGGGCGCGATACGCGGTTCCTCGCCGACACCACGGGAGCAGGACGCGCGGACATCGTAGGACTCAAACCCACGAAGGGGGCTGTGACCTCGTCCAGCAGAGGCGACGGCACCTTCGACGACAAGGAGCGCGTCCTGCACCAACCCCCGCCTTCCCGGGACTCCGCGGACCTGTGGACCGTCGTGGACACGACAGGCAACGGCAAGCCCGACGTCGTCGTGCTCTCCACTGCCGGTCTCCGGGTGTCCCCTCAGGACGAGGACGGGACGTTCACGCCCGCGGGCGGCGAGCCGGTCCTCAAGGCGTTCGGACACGGTCAGCAGGCCGGCGGGTGGCTGGCCGACAAGCACCCCCGCTTCCTGGCCGACACCACCGGCAACCACAGGCTCGACATCGTCGGCTGCCACGACGACGGCGTCTGGGTGTCACTCCAGGTCCAGGAAGGAGAGTTCGCACCGATCGCCGACGAACCGGTCCTCCGGGCGTTCGGCCACGACGAGAAGGCGGGCGGGTGGCTGGCCGACAAGCACCCCCGCTTCCTCGCCGACACCACCGGCAACCACAGGCTCGACATCGTCGGCTGCCACGACGACGGCGTCTGGGTGTCACTCCACCAGGATGAGGAAGGCACGTTCGCCGACCCTCTGTACGTCCTCGACGACTTCGGGGCCGACCAGGGGTGGACCTCGGTCGAGGAGCACCCCCGGTTCCTGATCAAGACCACCAGCGACGGAGCAGTGGACATCGTCGGGTTCGGCCCGCAGGGCGTCGTCGTCTCACGCGGGCGCGGCGACGGCACGTTCGAGCCCCCGAAGCTCGTCCTGAACGACTTCGGACACGCCCAGGGGTGGACCAGCGAGAAGCACCTTCGCTTCCTCGCCGACGTCACCGGCGACGGCAACCCGGACATCGTCGGCTTCGGCGACGAGGGGGTCTGGGTGTCGCACAGCCGCGGCGGCGGCCAGTTCGAGCAGGCCCAGCTGGTGTGCCGCGGGTTCGGGTACAACGAGGACGCCGGCGGCTGGCGGGTCGACCGCCACCCCCGCTTCCTCGCCGACATCACCGGTGACGGACGCGTCGACATCGTCGGCTTCGGCGGCCCGGGCGTGTACGTGGCCCGAAACCTCTACCGCCGCTTCAGGACCCGATAA
- a CDS encoding SsgA family sporulation/cell division regulator yields the protein MNTTVSCELHLRLVVSSESSLPVPAGLRYDTADPYAVHATFHTGAEETVEWVFARDLLAEGLHRPTGTGDVRVWPSRSHGQGVVCIALSSPEGEALLEAPARALESFLKRTDAAVPPGTEHRHFDLDQELSHILAES from the coding sequence ATGAACACCACGGTCAGCTGCGAGCTGCACCTGCGCCTCGTTGTGTCGAGCGAGTCCTCCCTGCCTGTCCCCGCAGGCCTGCGGTACGACACGGCCGACCCCTACGCCGTGCACGCCACCTTCCACACCGGAGCCGAGGAGACCGTCGAGTGGGTGTTCGCCCGCGACCTCCTCGCCGAGGGGCTTCATCGGCCCACCGGCACCGGCGACGTCCGTGTCTGGCCGTCGCGCAGTCATGGTCAGGGCGTCGTGTGCATCGCCCTCAGCTCTCCGGAGGGGGAAGCCCTGCTCGAGGCCCCGGCGCGGGCCCTGGAGTCCTTCCTGAAGCGAACCGACGCCGCCGTGCCACCCGGCACGGAACATCGGCACTTCGATCTGGATCAGGAGCTCTCGCACATCCTGGCGGAGAGCTAG